The segment GCATGGTCAGCGCGGACTTCGTCCGCTTGGGTGGCAGCCCATTTCGTTTTTTAGATTGGTTGGTTGGCGCACGTCGCGGGTGGCGATGCGTTGGATGCCAAATCTGGATGCATCGCCGCAATTGGCGAGGCGGTTTCCAGAAGGATGATCTATCACTACCGGGATGGCAAGGATTGCATTGGCGAATGCCTGAGTAAACGCCACTGGTGGTGATCTATGCCGATTAGAAGGGTTGGGTGAGGAGCTTGACCTGAACCGCTTGGTTGGCGGAGTGCGTCGTCTGGAACGCGTCGTCCGGAATGGGGGTTAACGGTGGCTCGCCGCGAATTAGGTCGCGAAGTGGCGTGCGATTGTTCGTACAGATTCGCCGGCGAATTGGCTGTGGCTTTCTGCCCGCTGATTACGCGAATGGACGCTGATGTTGGGACTTGATGGCGTGGTTCGGTAAGGGACGCTGCTTGAGTGATCCACTCGCTGGCGCTTTCTGCTGGTATTGGGGTGGTCGCCGGGCTGGTTTGCTTATTGATGAGTGTGCGATTAGTGAAGATTAGTGTTCCTCAAAACCAGGGTGGCGCCGAACACTGATCTTCGCTGATCGAACATTCATTGGGTGCTTGGTTTGGCGAGGAGAGGGGGCAATTCGGTCTTCAGTCGTCAGAAACGACTCACAGCGAGTTTCCCTCCCCGGCCGCTACTGCGTCCGACCCTCCCGCAAGCGGGAGGGTAAAGTTTTGCGTAACATCAAAACTGGCGTTTCGTGCTTGTATTTGGGTAGCCGGCGGGCTGGTTTCGTTTTTGATGAGTGTGCGATTAGTGAAGATCAGTGTTCCTCAAAACCAGGGCTGCGCCGAACGCTAATCTTCACTGATCGAACACTGATTGGGTGCTTGGTTTGGCGAGGAGAGGGGGCAATTCGGTCTTCGGTCTTCAGAAACGACTCGCAGCGAGTTTCCCTCCCCGGCCGCTACTGCGTCCGACCCTCCCGCAAGCGGGAGGGTAAAGATTTGCGTAACATCAAAACTGGCGTTTCGTGTTTGAATTTCTGGGGTCGCGATGCCTGCGTGACCGGCTATTGGATTTGGACGTCTCGGTAGCGAACGTAGGCTAGGGGGCCCAGGACGATCAGAGGGGTCCAGGCGGCCATGGCGGGTGAGAGCCAGTAGCCGTTTCCGCCTAGGGCGCCGCAGAGTGTTTTTAGCATGAAGAATGCTAGGACGGTTCCCATGGCGACGGCGATCAGGACGAACAAGTTTCGGCCACGGCGATTGACGACCAGCGGCAACCCTAACAGGATCAGCGTGAAGTCGAGCGCCGGACGGATGATCCGCTCGTGCATCAGCACTTGCAGACTCAGACTGCTGTGGACGGCCGGGTTCCGGACTCGGCCGATCAATTCGGCCACTGACGCCATTCGCGTTGCCGATTGCTTGGTTTGCAACAGGTTCAAGTGCACCGTGGTGGCAAAGAAGCACTGCCGTGGTGCCAGCCACGTTTGATCACGCGAGGTGTAGATGATCGGGCGATCGCCGACGCCTACGGACGGCAACTCGTCGATGTTTTCGGGATGCTGGACGTCTTCTAACAGGTATCCGCCGCTGTGGTTTTCGTCTGCGTCGACCCAGCGACACGTCGGTGCTAGCAATAGATCGCCAAAGCCGGGGAAGTCGCCGTCGAGCCGAAAGCTGGGGTCTTTGACCAAGCGGGCCTGGGCAATCAGGACTCGGCCATCGATCAGGACTCGGTTGACTTTGTCGTATTGGGGCGACACGGGCTGTTCAGATTCGCCGGTGATGTCTTTGGCTTTCATCGTCAGGGCGTCACGGTAGCCGGGCAGCAGCAGTTCGCGGCTAAACAGTTGCACGGTCACGATCAAAAGCGATGCCACGATCATCGGCCGCAGCAGGCGTCCGTGGGAAATTCCGGCGGCCAGTGTGGACGTCAATTCGCCCGTACGGCGGAGCCAGCCGACGGTAAACAGGAACGCCATCAGGGTGATGATCGCGCCGGTCCAGTCGAACAAGAGCAACAGATAGGGTCCGTAATAGCCGGCCATGACGGGCAACAGGCCGCCTTGCTCTTTCCCCTGTTTGACCAATTCTTCCATGCTGGCAAAGGCATGGAAAACGACGAAAATCCCCGCGATGGAGCAGAAGCAGACCAGCACCGTGCGGAGGAAGAGCGTCAGGATGTAGCGGTCAATCTTGGTCACGAAGCGGGGGGCGGTGTAAGAGGGGACAGGCGACAGGGGACAGGCGACAGGGGACAGGGGACAGGAAGTTTGTTTTGTTTGAATTCGATTCTCAAGCCGCAGGAGACTGGTCAAGCAATAACAATTCCGCTTCCCCCGGGGCAATGCGTAACTGCTTTTCTTTCATCTTCGGTGTGGGGCTTACAGTAGCGGACGCCCTCTCCTCGCTGACGCTCGACTCTCCCGGAGGGAGAGTGAAGTTGGCGTAAGTGAAATAGCGGCTTGAAAACTGCACGATTTTCGGGCTTGGGGACCTGCCCATCTTCACCTCCCTGCGGGGAGGTCGGACGCGGTAGCGGCCGGGTGGGGATTGCATGCACGGACGCCCTCTCCTCGCTGTCGCTCGACTCTCCCGGAGGGAGAGTGAAGTTGGCGTAAGTGAAATAGCGGCTTGAAAACTGCACGATTTTCGGGCTTGGGGACCTGCCCATCTTCAACTCCCTGCGGGGAGGTCGGACGCGGGAGCGGCCGGGTGGGGATTGCATGCGCGGACGCCCTCTCCTCGCTGTCGCTCGACTCTCCCGGAGGGAGAGTGAAGTTGGCGTAAGTGAAATCGCGGCTTGAAAACTGCACAATTTTCGGGCTCGGGGACGTGCCCATCTTCACCTCCCTGCGGGGAGGTCGGACGCGGAAGCGGCCGGGTGGGGATTGCATGCGCGGACGCCCTCTCCTCGCTGTCGCTCGACTCTCCCGGAGGGAGAGTGAAGGTGGTGCTTGCCGAGCAACAACGCAAATATTGTAAGGCTACATGGTTTTGCAGGAATATTGGGTGCAGAAGCAAGAACAGAATGGGTTCGCTTGGCGTTTACTCTCTGACTGCTGGCTTGTTGTTGCATTATCATCTGGGTTGTTATCTGTGCGGGCATCGCTGCGTGATGATCTTGCTTGTTTTTGTTGGGGTTTGGGAAATTTCGGATGATGAATCGACGGATGTGGCGTTTGCAGAGCCTTGGTGGCGTATCGATCACGGCGGTAGCGATCGCGATGGTGACGATTGGGGGCTGCTCGAAATCGCCCGAGCCTTCGACCACGCCAGCTTATGCGGCGACCGAAGGCGAATCGGACCAGCAGACTCCATTGCCACCGGCTCCTGATCTGGCGTCACTGAGCGATCGAAAAATCGACGAAACTGCGTCTCAACCTGCCTCTCAACCTGCCTCTCAACCGGCTCGGCCGATTGCCGAGACGGAACGAGCGGCGACTATGGATGCGGCGATCGAGATACCGTTGGCTGCCTCTGCCGAGCCGCCGATGTCGGAGCCTGAAGAAATCCCGGCGGTCGAAGCGGTCGTGCCGCCGGCTGGATTGCCGATCGATGATGGGTCGGTTGCCGCGGACGGCGAGTTGGCTCAGCGGCCTCTGCGAGCCGGGCTGACGCCGGATCAGTTGGTCGAATTTTTGGCGGGTGCGGACCGCGACATGCAGATCATCGCGTCCGGTCAATCAGGAATCAGCGATCCCGCCAAGGCTCGGCAGATGTTGCTGCAGATCATCAAGATGAAACTAGAAGCTTCTCAGCGATTAGCCGTCGATCCGGCAGCGACCGCGGCGATGGCATCCGAAGGTGCTCGCGGCGAACTGCAGGCACTTTCTCACATGGCCGCGCTGGGCGATTTGAAGTCGGCCGAGATGCTAGAAAAATTGGCGACCGAGAAGCTGTCCGCGGCGGACCCACGTTTGGCGTCGGACAGTCGATTGGTGTTGATCGGATTCGCAATCGAAAAACTTCAAAACGGCCAAAAAGATGCGGCCGCGATGATTGTCGGTCACATCGGCGAGATGGCCAAGTCGACTGCGGCGGACGATGTTCCCGCAATGATGGTGATGGGTCAGGCACGCGACATGTTGGCCCGGTACGGGCAAGATGCCGAAGCAAAAAAGGTACGCGACACGATCATCGATCTGTTCGCCGATTCGCCAGACGCCTCGATTGCCGCCATGGCGGCTCAGGTGGCTGGCAACGTCAAATTCGACGGCATCGAACGACTGCGAGAACAGATTGCGGCCAGTTCCGAAACGGCGAGCGGAACGGTCAAAGCCGTCACGCCCGCCGCGTGGGCCGAGTCGGCAGAGACGTTGATCGACGAATCGGCTGATTTGCAGACCGTCCAGTACTTGGCCGGTGCGGCGCTCGAATTCGAAGCCGCCAAATTGGACTCGATGGCGGCGGCGACTTATGACGTTTTGAAGCGGCGGTTTGCTGATCCAGCGACGGCGACGGGCCGTGAAGTGGATTTGGCGGTGCGTGCGAAACAGGCGAGAGAGAAAGTGGTCGGCCGCGTGTTTGATCCGGCATTGCCGTCGGTCGACGATTCGCCGCTAAGCATTCTTGATTACCGCGGCAAAGTCGTACTGATGCCTTTCTGGGCGACCAGTTTTCCGGAATCGCTGCAGGTGGTGCCGATGCTGGAAGAATTAGCAGAAGCGTATCCGGACGACGTGGCGATTGTCGGCATGAATCTGGATGTGGCCGGCGCCGAACTGGATCAGTTTCTACGTGAGAACCCGCTTGGTTTCCCCAGTTACCGTGCGGACTCTTCGGCAATCGAGAAGGTCGCCAATCCGGTGGCGGCTCAGTTTGGTTTGGTGTCGATGCCGTTCGTCGCGATCTTGGATGGCGATGGACGAGTGACCGAGCTTGACTTTACGGGACAACAACTGGCGCCCACGGTCGATCGATTGGTGAAGCAAAAGGGGAAGTAGAGGTAAGAGCGGGTGATCGCGGTTTGATCAAACTTGAAGACTGCACGATGCCCGGGCTCTGAAATCTTCCCATCTTTCACCTCCCTGCGGGGAGGTCGGACGCGGTCGCGGCCGGGTGGGGATTCAACGCGCAGACGCCCTCTCCTCGCTGACGCTCGACTCTCCCGGAGGGCATTGGTATCGACACAAGTTTTCTTCACCCTCCTTGGGGAGGGTCGAAGCCGAGGCATTAGCTTTCGGGGAGAGGAAAGTTTCGGGGCGGGGATTCGCGACCGACGAATACTGCCCATCTTGCCAGACGCCCCTCCCCGCGTCGTCGCAAGCTCCTCCGCGACCCTCCCAAGGGAGGGTGAATTGAATTCGAAAGATTTGGGTAGATACCAATGCCCGGAGGAAGAGTGAAAGTGACACCTCACAACTCCCCTAACGACTCTCATACCGTCGGGCGAGTTCTTCGGGGCGGGTGCCGGTGGCGTGGGCGAATTGGAGACGCCAGTTGATGAGGGTTTGGCGGACCGGGCCGTTTTGTTCCCAGCGGCGCGCACTGATTTGCAAGGGGCCGGGCAGCAGCAGCGGCTTGGACTGCTTTCTTAGCTTTTGCGAGATCCGGACGTCTTCCATCAACGGGATGTCGTCAAAGCCGCCGATTCGTTTGAAGACGTCTCGGCGAACAAAGATCGCTTGATCGCCAAACGCCATCGATCGCCAGCGGACTCGAGCCGCATTCCCCCACTCGATCGCACGGTAGATCCGTTTGGGCGAATCGATGTGCTGTTGGAAGGCGCCCCAGACTGCGGTCTTGGCTTGGATCTTCGGATGATTTGAAATCTGCACCAGACAGTCGGGTGCAAGCCGGTTGTCGGCGTGCAGGAACAACAGCCAATTGGCCGTCGCCATCATCGCGCCCGAGTTCTGCTGGGTTCCGCGGCCGGGCAACGATCGGACGATCTTGTGGGCGCCGGCCCGGGTCGCTTGTTCGACCGTGTCATCATGGCTGCCGGCATCGGCCACGATCACTTCGGCCGCGCCAGCCGCGATCGCCGAACGGATGGCAGCGGCGATATTTGCGGATTCATTGCGTGTGGGAATGACCACCGCGAAGGATTCAGAATGGATCAGGGGTCAAACGCTCGGTTTCAGGGAGACGGACAATGCAAACTATCCTGCGACGGTGTCAGAACCGCTGTTTTCTGTGCTCTGTTTTGTGTGCTCTGTTTTCAGAGCCGGCAACTACAATTGGGTTCAGTGTTTCGCCCCGAGGGGCCAGTGGTAAACGATCAATTCAGAGACCGTCAAATGAAGCTTCATTTCATTGAACTGACCGGCAAGACTTTGCTTGACTTGGTCAATGAAGGCGAGATCGATTTGGGGGAACTGCACGAAGCAGGTGTCTGTGGCGACTCGATTCTTCGCATCAACAAACACGGCGAAATCGAATTACGATGCCGCGGGCATTGGATGATGGTGGGCGGGTTGATCGGTAATTTCGAAGAGCGACTGATGAAATTGACGGGGTTGGACTGGGCGGCGTAAATGGCTTGCCCCAAAGACATTGGAAACCTTTTAGCAATTAGCAAGCAGCTCGTGCAGTTTTACTTCCCCCCTCCATTTCGAGAAGGTTCGAGCGCCGGCGAGGGAAGGATTCCAGCACCCGGCCCACTCCTCGCTTAGGCTCGACTCTCCCAGAGGGAGAGTAAAGTAAACACCTATGAAATAACGACTTAAAAACGGCACGATCACTAAGTCGCAAGGGTTCCTGTGGACAACCGTCTTCGAGAGACGAACCTAAGTAAGTTCGTTGAGCTGATCCAGGTAAAAACGCCGCCTATTCCGTTTCATCTGCATCGGGCTTGGTCGCCGAGGCAATTTGGCCTCCGATAGCCAGGACTTCTAGTTCGTCGGTCAGACGTTGTTCGAGAACTTCTTTGCCATCGAATCCGACGTGAACCGATTCGACCAAACCGTTCTTGCCGATCACGATGGTTTGTGGAATCGCGTCGATGGAAAAACCATCTGCGATCTTTCCGTCGGGATCGAGCAACACATTGAGTTTCAGTTTGCGCTGGTCCAAAAAATCTTGTACGTCTTCGCGAGTTTCGCCTGTGTTGACGGCGACAAAGATCACGCCTTGATCGGCAAAGTTGTCTGCCACCTTTTTGATGACCGGCATCGCGGCCAGACACGGCGTGCACCATGACGCCCAGAAATCCAACACCACAACTCGGCCATCAAGAGTTTTGGAATCAAACTTCTTTCCATCGGCCGTTTCGGTGGTGAACTTGGGGGCAGGCTTTCCCAACAGTGGATGTTCGCCGGTTACGCCAGCGATCGATTGAAAGTAATCGTCAAGCGACTTGTACTCGGTCGCCTCCTTGGCCGGTTCAAAAGTAAAAAGACTCTCGTCAACTTCGCCCGTCACTCGCCAAGTCAAAAAGTCGTAGCGAACTTGAAACGAGAAACCTTCGGGCACATGAACTTGGTCCGACGCAACCAGCATGGGTGTCATGTCGATCAGCATGCGCAAGGGACGAGGCGAATCTTCGTCGGTCACCCACAGGTCCCACTTCACTCCATCGGCTTGCTCACCGCGGATATGGACGGCGGGAACTTTTTCGCGAAACGGCAATCGGTCGACCAAGTCGATCGACTTCATACCCGCAATCATCGTGATCGTCGGATCCGCGCCGGCCATCGTCAGCGCCAACAGCGGTTCGGGATACGGGCCCATCGGGACGGGCAGGTTGGTAACGGCATCCTGAATTTTGACGACTTCGGGCAATCGAAAATAGGCGTCCGGTGCCATCGCAGCGACGAACTGTTTTCCGTCACAGTACAAACGTGTCCGATGCTCGGGCTGCTTCAAATAGATGGTGAACTTGTTGGGACTTGTCGACGCGATTTGGAACGTTGACGTTTCCGACTCAACCACTTGGCCGCTGAGGACCGAATCCGAAAGCATTTCAACGGTGGCTCGAGACACGTCGGCTTTACTAATTGAATTGAACAACGGTTCCAAAATCGCTCGCAAATCTTGGTTGATTTCGACTTCCGCCGAATCCAAATCCGTGTCGGCATCTGGCGTGTCAGTAGCGGCCGCGTCAACTTTTGCCGCAGCAGGCGATTTTTCTTGTCCGGTAGCGCCAGTTACAAAAACGGAAGCAAAAACCAAGCAAGCAGACAGGTGAAAATGGCGTTTCAACATGACGTCGCAATTTAATGAGCGTAAGAAAGGTGGCGGCCAGAAAGCATGATAAGAATTAGGCAGCGTGATGGCTACGGTCCGGCTATTGGAGAAAGAGACGCTGGCAAACGAGGTATCGAATCCAGAATCACCGCAAACGATTTCCTGGAAAATCCAACACGGTGGCGTGTGAACGAGATTGGCGAGCGGTCGCTGAACCGGTCAGCGGCTTCACGCAGATTTTGGAAACGCTGGCACCACGATCGCGACAAACAGCAGTGCGATTGCCACCGAAACAGGGGCGACGAACAGCCCAAACACACCCATCAGCGCAAGCCAGAATGCGGGGTGAACGACGACCGGCATGATAAATCGGCGGATCGGACGCAGACACACCAACAAGCCGGTGACTAAGGCGAGTGTCAGCAAATTCATGATCAAATTTCGCAAACCACGATCGATCGTCGAAACCGATTGCAAACTAGGCGGTTGGTTCGCGGATGACAACGACATCACGTCGCTGGCGTAGAAACCATCGAGCTCAGAAACATCAAACGTTAATTTCGCAGCAGGCGTATCGTCAGTCATATAACGGTTGACGTAGTCTGCCATCCGTTGATCCAACAATTCCCACTGTGTGACTAAGTTTGGCGATGTCACGGACGCTAGACGGGCGACCTGTTGCAACGGTGTACCGGGCAAGGAACTCGCACCATCGCCGGATGGCTGCGAACGGGATTCCGATCCAATCAAGGTCAAATCGTTTGCCGGGTTTGCACGATCGCCGTTTTCAAAGCTCGGTTTATGGCCAGCAATCCGCGCCAGGCGAGCGTAACGCGCTGACCACGGCGCCAGCCATGCTGCGATTTCTTCGGTTGGACGTTCGGCAATCGTATCGACTCCATACTCGACCGATTCAACGGTCGAATGAGCCAGCGCGACGGCCCGTCGCTGGCGAGCCAAATCGATCGCTGTTGGCCCGTCAACTCGAGTCGTCGACGAATGCAAATGCCGATCACTGGGTTGATAGACTGACAACCAGTTTTGAGTGACGGGAACGTCGACCAAACGAGGCACGTAGCCACCTTTTTTGGCAACGTCGCTGGGCACTTGGATCAGCAATTCGACCGATTGCGACATTCGACTGATCGACAGCGGCAAGCGAACTCGATTTTGCGGACCGATGGCATCGGTACGTGATGGTTCAGGCGGTTTGTTGTTGGATGCCGATGCGGCCGACGGCACTGCAACGGTTTCTGCAACGGTTTCTGCACTGGTGTCTGCACTGGTGTCTTCAAGCTTGGCCGGCGAGTCATCGGACTGCACGACCACTGACTGCCCGGCGCTCCAGCCACCCAAACATTTCGCACCGATCGGCAAGTCCACCTGAATCGATTCAAGGCCGGCTGGGAACAGGTCCCAATGCGCGACCATCAGGACTCCGTCGCTTTGCACAAAGGCTTGGTTGTCCTGGGTCAGTGCGACTGCATCGGTATCGATCGTTGGCAGCGGAGCCAAGTCCATCGACCATGCGCGGCTAGCCGCCAAGTAAGTTGATCGCTGGGAAGTTGATTCGATCGCGTCGGCCCAAACGTCGGGTAACGTCACCGCTTCGACCGCACTGGTTCGCCACTGGATTGCTTCGTTGGTCAAACGGTCTGGGACGCTGATGTGAACTCGTCGTTGGCCAAAACCCAACACCCGTACGCTGGGGACTCCGACACGTCCAGCGTCTGAGCTTTGCAATTGCCCGGACACTGTCAGCGTCTGTTTTTTCAGTTCGTTGCTATCGCACCGAATGCGAATGATTTGTTGGGCTGGATCCGTCGCGGGCTGGCGTGACCAGGACGTCGTTGGCGAGACATCAAACGACTCGCACCAGCGCGTAGGAACTTCGACGTCGATAAATTCGGGAAAGCGATTGCCGGCAAACTTGATCTGTGTCTGTGTTTTCCAGCGACCTTCGTCACGAGTCAGGGTGATCAATTGCCGACAATCGAAACGAGTCTTTTGCGATTTGACTTGAAAGACACCGCCAAGTTCACCCAGCGACACAGACGAGGAATCAATTGTCGCGTTGTAGGTAGCAAACGGAATCCAACCACGGGCAAGCGAATCGGATGACGCAAGCGGCTTGGCCGCAATGGAATCCCAACGCACCGGCTGGATCATCCGCAACTGCGTCGAGTCATCGCGCGAGATCGTGTACGTGTCCGAAACCTGCATCCGTCCAGACAATTGAAGCCGTGGTGGCGTGAACTTCAAATCGCGAGGCAGCGGCTGTACCGTCGTCGCGCGAATCACGACAGGTTCATTGCTGGTAAAGTCGCCCAGTACGTAGTCGTAGTTTCCGTTGCTGCGAGTTCTAGCCGGTTCGATTGGAACGTTGTCGACCGACAACTGAATCAGTTGCATGGACTGCGGAACCGACAACCAACGGCCGGTCGTCGATTCATCATCCGGTACGAAGGTTGCTTCGAATTGCAGTTCCAATCGGTCGGGCAAAACGTGCAAGCGATGCTGCTGGGTGGCGGTCGTCATCGCATCGCGGTTGTCTTGGAAACGTGGGATCGGCAGCGATCCCAATGCGACCACCGCGCGATCGATCAAGCCACGGTATCCCGGCCATGCCGCCATGAATTGGTCCACCGACAACGGTTCGGTCAGCCCACGATCAAAGGGGACCAAACGCATCGACAGATCACAGTGAAACGCGATCCAAGCGGGTGCGTTTTCGCCAAGCGCCGCCGCAATCACTTCGGGAATGACCACCGAATATTCCGGCTCACCATCCGGCAAGATTTCGGACGCGGGACCAGTCCGAATGCCATTGCGATCCGCCGTCGCGACTAGCGAGTCGTCGCGGACACGAGCATCAGGTAATCCACTGGAACCCGCCGAAATGCGACCGCCGTTTGCATTCGCAGCATTGATCGCGGCGGTTTGCGTGGTCCGCGTACGCGACCACAACAAACGAATCGGACCGGGGGAGTCTTTGACGGCCGACATCGTCATCAGCCGCCGCGTGGGGCTGTACAGTTCGGTGCCCGCCAACTGCCAATTCGCGGATGTCACCCAAGGAATTTCGGCGTCACGAATGACGAACTGAAACGTTTCACCAGCGGCGATCGCGGTCGGCGGATCGATTTCACATTCTATCACCGTTTGCGTCTTGCCGGCGTTGATCCAGTAACGTCGACGCAGTGGCTGAGTGCCAACACCGCTGGTGGCAACACTGTTTCGGTACTCGATATTCAGTGCGTCGACGGGCCCGAGTTCGGTGGTCCAGCGACGAAGATCAGTTTCCGGCATCATCCGACCTTGCGGCCCACCAATCCGCACGGCGTCGATACTCTGTTCCGATTCAAACGCCAATGTTGACGCGGCGATCGGGGGAACCGGCAAAAACAGTTTGTTCCAAGGACTAGATTGTTTTAGATCCGGCACCATCGTGACTCGCAATCGAAACACTTCACCTTTGGGCAGCAAAACAATCAGTTGCCCTTTTGCATCGGCAATCGACCGGACAATGCGATCAACGTCGTCGACCCATTCGACGCGGCGGACCGAAGCAAACGGGATCGGCAATCGAACGTGGTTACTGCTGCGACGATTGTCGGCCAAGTGAATGACATACTCGGCTTCGACACTGGTCTCGGGGCCGTACAGATTGGGAGAACGCACGTCCATCGCCGTGCCAACGTCGCTTCGCCCCGGTTCACTGCGTCCATCGCCGACACGACCAATTGCACCGGAGCCAGTGGCAGCATCGCCCACACTGCTGGGACGTTCATCACGAGCATCAAAGGAATCCGATTCAATCGCACCGCTAGTGCTCGCAGAGACTGCCCGCGGTATGATGGTACTCGTACCAAGCGGCGCCAGTGACGACGGTGCTAGTGACGACGGTGCTAGTGACGACGGTGCTAGTGACGACGGTGCTAGTGACGACGGTGCTAGTGACGATGGCAAGACGCCGGAATTAGAATTGCTTGCGTCGACGACTTCGCCGCCCGGACGAGTTGCTCGGACTCTTATCTGGTAGTCAGCGGATTGAAAGTAAGGCTGGACGATCTGGTCGGGGACTTCTTTCCGAAACAGCCACTCGTTGACAGACCTCGGCAAATAAACAACATCGCCGCCGATCCGGCCAGTGGAGTCCACAGGAACTAGCACAGCAACCGATCGAGTCTGTCCATCGCTTGATGAATTGCTAGGCGATACGACGGTTTCCGAAGGGAAGGCTGCTGAGTGAACGCCGCGAGGGGCATCTTGAGCGGACGCGACCAACTGCATCGCTCCCGACAAAAAGATCGCTAGCAGCAAGATTCGCACGATCGCAGCCCAAGACAATTCGCGAGAACCGTCGGCGGAACGTCGATGGAGAGTCCCGATTGATCGTGTGTTGTCATCGTCGTGCCGGCTGGTGTGTCCTTTCCACGACCGGACCGTCGCCAACATCGCGGCGGTGACCACTGGCACGATCAACCACCCGATGACGGCGAGTTTCCAAGTCCACCACAGCAACGTCATCGCCGTCAAGACAGCCACCATCATCGTCGCGACCAAGGGTGAACGCGACGCGACCGACCAACCGATCGCGAACGTTAGCAGGGCGACAAGCCAACCAAGTGCCAGCGCTATGTTGCGGCGAACCAACAAGACAGTTTCGCCCGGAAGCAATTCGATGGCATCAACGGAACTGCTTTGCCAATGATCACGAAACAGCGTTGCAGGCGAAAAGGTGTCTGGGGCCGGAACGAGTTCGAATTCCCGTCGCATCACCACACCCGAGACGTCGATCTGAGGCATCTTGCATCGGCGAAACCAACCTTTACCAAACTGGCTGCGGTTCCAAACGACTCGAACAACTTCTGATCTCCCACGTGGTTCCAGCACGATTCTGCGGCGAGGAACCGAAAGCACGTCGACCGGTTCGCCATCGCGGGTGACCGACATCAGCTGCAGCTCGGGCGAGTAGCGGATGATGAACGGTGTGGTTGGCGAAACTTGGTAGATCGCTTCGATATCATCCGTACCACGACTCGAAGCCGTCATGCGAACACTTTCACGCCAAACGATCGTGACCGCGCCATCGTCATCGGCTTTCGCCACAACGATCGACGGCTGTTCCACGGCGTCATAACGTAAACGCTGGTGAATCACAAACCGATCGAGAGTTGGCGAATTTTTCGCCGCTTCCTTTGCTGATCCATCAGTCGCACCGTCAATGACAGCCTTTAAACTGGAAGCTCGATCACCACCGGAAACGATGCGATCTTTTGCCGCGGTCGGTTCAGACCGATCCACCAACGGCACCAACTGAACCGAGGGACTTTTTTCTTTGACCACCAAACCACGTCCAACTCGCACCTCGCTGCGCTGCGATGCTGCGCCGGGGACACTCGGCAATTCCAGATTGATGTCACCGGCGGGCGTGTACCGACGGCGGGCGATCAATGAACGACCGCGCAGATTTAGATCCGAAACGTCAATTGTGTACGTGCCGCCCTCGCCACCGGCGTCTGATTCGCTCGTATCGATGCTAACATCCGACGCTGGCAGACTAGTTGACTGGACACCATCATCGCCGCTGAGCGACCACTGATAGGTCGGCCGACTATCCGGCGGACCAGTCTGGACCTGCAGTTCGGTCAGCCGTTGCCCGGCCGATTCAATATCGATAACCAATTGCTCGGCAAGTTCGTCCCCTTCGCGTGCGATCCGAAGCACCGTTGAAACGTTGAAGGTTACGTTCGGTGTTTCAAGTAAGACTTCGGGTGTTC is part of the Rubripirellula reticaptiva genome and harbors:
- a CDS encoding LptF/LptG family permease, with the protein product MTKIDRYILTLFLRTVLVCFCSIAGIFVVFHAFASMEELVKQGKEQGGLLPVMAGYYGPYLLLLFDWTGAIITLMAFLFTVGWLRRTGELTSTLAAGISHGRLLRPMIVASLLIVTVQLFSRELLLPGYRDALTMKAKDITGESEQPVSPQYDKVNRVLIDGRVLIAQARLVKDPSFRLDGDFPGFGDLLLAPTCRWVDADENHSGGYLLEDVQHPENIDELPSVGVGDRPIIYTSRDQTWLAPRQCFFATTVHLNLLQTKQSATRMASVAELIGRVRNPAVHSSLSLQVLMHERIIRPALDFTLILLGLPLVVNRRGRNLFVLIAVAMGTVLAFFMLKTLCGALGGNGYWLSPAMAAWTPLIVLGPLAYVRYRDVQIQ
- a CDS encoding TlpA disulfide reductase family protein gives rise to the protein MMNRRMWRLQSLGGVSITAVAIAMVTIGGCSKSPEPSTTPAYAATEGESDQQTPLPPAPDLASLSDRKIDETASQPASQPASQPARPIAETERAATMDAAIEIPLAASAEPPMSEPEEIPAVEAVVPPAGLPIDDGSVAADGELAQRPLRAGLTPDQLVEFLAGADRDMQIIASGQSGISDPAKARQMLLQIIKMKLEASQRLAVDPAATAAMASEGARGELQALSHMAALGDLKSAEMLEKLATEKLSAADPRLASDSRLVLIGFAIEKLQNGQKDAAAMIVGHIGEMAKSTAADDVPAMMVMGQARDMLARYGQDAEAKKVRDTIIDLFADSPDASIAAMAAQVAGNVKFDGIERLREQIAASSETASGTVKAVTPAAWAESAETLIDESADLQTVQYLAGAALEFEAAKLDSMAAATYDVLKRRFADPATATGREVDLAVRAKQAREKVVGRVFDPALPSVDDSPLSILDYRGKVVLMPFWATSFPESLQVVPMLEELAEAYPDDVAIVGMNLDVAGAELDQFLRENPLGFPSYRADSSAIEKVANPVAAQFGLVSMPFVAILDGDGRVTELDFTGQQLAPTVDRLVKQKGK
- a CDS encoding TIGR04283 family arsenosugar biosynthesis glycosyltransferase: MVIPTRNESANIAAAIRSAIAAGAAEVIVADAGSHDDTVEQATRAGAHKIVRSLPGRGTQQNSGAMMATANWLLFLHADNRLAPDCLVQISNHPKIQAKTAVWGAFQQHIDSPKRIYRAIEWGNAARVRWRSMAFGDQAIFVRRDVFKRIGGFDDIPLMEDVRISQKLRKQSKPLLLPGPLQISARRWEQNGPVRQTLINWRLQFAHATGTRPEELARRYESR
- a CDS encoding redoxin domain-containing protein → MLKRHFHLSACLVFASVFVTGATGQEKSPAAAKVDAAATDTPDADTDLDSAEVEINQDLRAILEPLFNSISKADVSRATVEMLSDSVLSGQVVESETSTFQIASTSPNKFTIYLKQPEHRTRLYCDGKQFVAAMAPDAYFRLPEVVKIQDAVTNLPVPMGPYPEPLLALTMAGADPTITMIAGMKSIDLVDRLPFREKVPAVHIRGEQADGVKWDLWVTDEDSPRPLRMLIDMTPMLVASDQVHVPEGFSFQVRYDFLTWRVTGEVDESLFTFEPAKEATEYKSLDDYFQSIAGVTGEHPLLGKPAPKFTTETADGKKFDSKTLDGRVVVLDFWASWCTPCLAAMPVIKKVADNFADQGVIFVAVNTGETREDVQDFLDQRKLKLNVLLDPDGKIADGFSIDAIPQTIVIGKNGLVESVHVGFDGKEVLEQRLTDELEVLAIGGQIASATKPDADETE